In the Flagellimonas sp. HMM57 genome, one interval contains:
- a CDS encoding DapH/DapD/GlmU-related protein, translating to MGLKDKIRSSERLKKFVYWLLVPKNQARPRLWVKWFVNPFYHKKGRGATICRRTRMDVLPWNIFELGANSTIEDFSTVNNGVGAVKVGSRTRIGLGNTIIGPVTIGNDVRLAQNVVLSGLNHNYEDVSMPIHEQGVSTAIITVEEETWIGANCVVVAGVTIGKHCIIAGGSVVTKDIPAYSVAVGNPARVVKTYNHDTGEWERAVNKNLIAV from the coding sequence ATGGGACTAAAGGACAAGATTAGAAGTAGCGAGAGACTTAAAAAGTTTGTGTACTGGTTACTGGTTCCCAAAAACCAGGCAAGACCTCGTTTATGGGTAAAATGGTTTGTAAATCCTTTCTATCATAAAAAAGGAAGAGGCGCTACCATTTGCCGTAGGACTCGCATGGATGTATTGCCATGGAACATTTTTGAATTAGGTGCAAATTCCACAATAGAAGATTTCTCTACCGTAAACAATGGCGTAGGTGCTGTTAAGGTAGGCAGCAGAACCAGAATAGGTCTTGGTAATACGATTATAGGTCCGGTAACGATAGGAAATGATGTTAGATTGGCGCAAAATGTGGTGCTTTCGGGACTTAATCATAACTATGAAGACGTTTCAATGCCTATTCATGAACAAGGGGTTTCCACAGCCATAATTACGGTAGAGGAAGAAACTTGGATAGGGGCAAACTGTGTAGTTGTAGCGGGTGTTACCATAGGGAAACATTGCATTATTGCTGGCGGAAGCGTGGTCACCAAAGATATTCCGGCGTATTCTGTGGCTGTTGGGAACCCGGCAAGGGTGGTTAAAACATACAACCATGATACTGGCGAATGGGAGAGAGCGGTAAACAAGAATTTGATTGCAGTATAG
- a CDS encoding glycosyltransferase — translation MIKGQDIIVVGIQAWDIEIGSNCKNIATEFAKQNRVLYVNPPLDRATLKREKATEKVQKRIKIKNGEETGLVQIGENLWNLYPKTLTESINWIPFHSIFKLLNKRNSRLFSNDIIAAMHKLNFKDIFLFNDSSMFLGLHLKEYLSPKSYTYYMRDYLIKVPYWGKHGERIEPQLIEQADTVVNNSTLYAEYGSKFNPNSFMVGQGCDVSLFNDENDTIPVPKEFESIPRPILGYVGYLTSMRLDIELLEYMAKTKGGWSIVLVGPEDQDFKQSKLHGLENVFFLGSKDASELPAYVKGFDVAMNPQVVNDWTIGNYPRKIDEYLAMGKPTLATKTKAMEMFKEHVYLGSTKEEYIQLAEKALAENNSELVEERIAFAKSHTWENNVQAIYDAIKKSA, via the coding sequence ATGATCAAAGGTCAAGATATTATAGTTGTAGGAATACAAGCATGGGATATTGAAATTGGCAGTAACTGTAAAAATATTGCTACGGAGTTTGCCAAGCAAAACCGAGTACTTTATGTAAACCCTCCATTGGACAGGGCAACGCTAAAGCGGGAAAAAGCTACGGAAAAAGTTCAGAAAAGAATTAAAATAAAAAATGGGGAAGAAACGGGACTTGTACAAATAGGGGAAAACCTTTGGAACCTTTATCCCAAAACGTTAACAGAATCTATTAATTGGATTCCCTTTCACTCCATATTTAAACTGCTTAATAAAAGAAATTCAAGGCTTTTTTCGAATGATATTATAGCTGCCATGCATAAGCTAAACTTTAAGGATATATTCTTATTTAATGATAGTTCCATGTTTTTGGGATTACATCTTAAAGAATACCTTTCCCCTAAAAGTTATACGTATTACATGCGTGATTATTTGATTAAAGTGCCCTATTGGGGAAAACATGGGGAACGTATTGAGCCGCAGCTTATCGAACAGGCTGATACGGTTGTAAACAATTCCACGCTCTATGCTGAATATGGTTCTAAATTTAACCCCAACAGTTTTATGGTAGGTCAAGGTTGCGATGTATCCTTGTTCAACGATGAAAACGATACGATACCTGTACCCAAAGAATTTGAGTCCATTCCAAGACCTATACTGGGTTATGTAGGATACTTAACAAGTATGCGATTGGACATTGAACTTTTGGAATATATGGCCAAAACTAAAGGGGGCTGGAGCATTGTTTTGGTAGGGCCCGAGGATCAAGACTTTAAACAATCAAAATTACATGGGTTGGAGAACGTATTCTTTTTAGGAAGCAAAGATGCTTCCGAACTACCCGCTTATGTTAAAGGGTTTGATGTTGCCATGAACCCCCAAGTGGTAAACGATTGGACCATAGGGAACTATCCTCGAAAGATTGATGAGTATTTGGCGATGGGAAAACCTACCCTGGCTACGAAAACGAAGGCCATGGAAATGTTTAAAGAGCACGTGTATTTAGGAAGTACCAAAGAAGAATACATTCAATTGGCAGAAAAGGCTTTAGCAGAAAATAATTCAGAATTAGTTGAAGAACGAATAGCATTTGCGAAGAGCCATACTTGGGAGAATAATGTTCAGGCCATTTACGATGCCATTAAAAAATCAGCATAA
- a CDS encoding glycosyltransferase family 1 protein: MKIGIEGQRLFRKKKHGMDMVALELIKNLQKIDNENEYVIFVKPDFDDTCIPNAPNFKVIELNSKWGYPGWEQIALPKAAFKEGCDVLHCTSNTGPLFSKVPLITTLHDIIYLESISVLKKGGTWYQKLGNMYRRYFVPPVIRKSKKVITVSNYEKERISNYFGFKDNRLTAIYNGVGSHFKKVTNLDRLKAIKHKYTLPENFFFFLGNTDPKKNTKGVLKAFTDFNKIYPNQYKLVMLDYDEVELQKLLVSIDGEEIRPLIHLTGYVPNTDLPAIISQCSIFLYPSLRESFGIPILEGMACGVPVITSNTSSMPEVAGKDTALMIDPFNPVEITTAMQTLVEDKMLAQVLAEKGIKRAKHFSWETMAKNVLELYEDVHNELKNS, encoded by the coding sequence ATGAAGATAGGCATTGAAGGACAACGACTTTTTAGAAAAAAGAAACATGGCATGGACATGGTCGCTTTGGAGCTCATTAAAAATCTTCAAAAAATCGACAATGAAAATGAATATGTAATTTTTGTAAAACCAGATTTTGATGACACCTGTATTCCCAATGCACCTAATTTTAAAGTTATAGAGCTAAATTCAAAATGGGGTTATCCAGGATGGGAACAAATTGCATTGCCCAAAGCGGCTTTTAAAGAAGGCTGTGATGTTTTGCATTGTACAAGTAATACAGGCCCTTTGTTTTCTAAAGTACCGCTGATTACCACCTTGCACGATATTATCTATCTGGAGAGTATCAGTGTTTTGAAAAAAGGTGGAACATGGTATCAAAAACTGGGGAACATGTATAGAAGATACTTTGTGCCACCTGTGATTAGAAAAAGTAAAAAGGTCATTACGGTTTCCAACTATGAAAAAGAGCGTATCAGCAATTATTTTGGGTTCAAGGACAATCGCTTAACGGCCATATACAATGGTGTTGGTTCACATTTTAAAAAAGTGACCAATTTGGACCGTTTAAAAGCAATAAAGCATAAGTATACTTTACCAGAAAATTTCTTTTTCTTTCTTGGTAATACAGACCCCAAGAAAAATACCAAAGGTGTCTTAAAAGCATTTACAGATTTCAATAAAATATATCCCAACCAATACAAGTTGGTGATGCTGGATTACGATGAAGTCGAACTTCAAAAACTTTTGGTTTCGATCGATGGAGAAGAAATTAGACCATTGATCCATTTAACGGGATATGTTCCAAATACCGATTTACCTGCCATTATAAGCCAATGTTCAATATTTCTATATCCTTCGCTGCGGGAAAGTTTTGGTATTCCAATCTTAGAGGGAATGGCATGCGGAGTACCTGTAATCACATCAAATACATCATCGATGCCAGAGGTAGCCGGAAAGGACACTGCCTTGATGATAGATCCCTTTAATCCAGTAGAAATTACAACTGCAATGCAGACTTTGGTAGAGGATAAGATGTTGGCTCAAGTTTTGGCCGAAAAGGGCATCAAAAGAGCAAAACACTTTTCATGGGAAACCATGGCGAAGAATGTTCTAGAACTATATGAAGATGTCCATAATGAACTAAAAAACAGCTAA
- a CDS encoding glycosyltransferase family 2 protein, giving the protein MDVIRILIHSLEILLFGYFGFASVYIFIFSLAGLFKRKKQDKSSNEQRRFAVLIPGYKEDNVIVEVAKKALEQSYSKDFFEVIIIADSFHKSTLEALEKLPVTIVEVSFEKSTKSKALNRAMKVIGDEYDVALVLDADNIMEEDFIDKINDAFDKGYCVVQGHRVAKNTNTPFAILDAISEEVNNHIFRKGHRVLGLSSALIGSGMAFDYHFFKSTMANVNAVGGFDKELELKLLKGGTKIEYVDDALVLDEKVQKSEVFSNQRKRWLSAQFIYFRNYFASGLKELFVRGNVDFFDKVYQMVSPPRVLLLGLVVIITFLYFMTTLFFPINFLTIPAVFWYAVLVLTVLAFSFAVPTKFYSVQTLKALLTLPKAFLLMFLSLFKLKGANKKFIHTEHGTINS; this is encoded by the coding sequence ATGGATGTCATAAGAATTTTAATTCATAGCTTGGAAATCCTTTTATTTGGATATTTTGGATTTGCATCCGTTTACATCTTTATTTTTTCCCTTGCAGGTCTTTTTAAACGTAAGAAACAAGATAAAAGTTCTAATGAACAGCGGAGATTTGCCGTACTGATTCCCGGATATAAAGAAGACAACGTAATTGTCGAAGTAGCTAAAAAGGCTCTTGAACAGAGCTATTCAAAAGATTTTTTTGAAGTTATTATCATTGCCGATTCTTTTCATAAAAGCACTTTGGAAGCCCTTGAAAAACTCCCGGTAACCATTGTTGAGGTTTCCTTTGAAAAGAGTACCAAATCCAAAGCCCTTAATCGGGCAATGAAGGTAATCGGTGACGAATACGATGTGGCCTTGGTCTTGGATGCCGATAACATTATGGAGGAGGATTTCATTGATAAAATCAATGATGCTTTTGATAAAGGGTATTGTGTAGTGCAGGGACATAGGGTTGCTAAAAATACGAACACCCCTTTTGCAATTTTGGATGCCATCAGTGAAGAGGTCAACAACCATATTTTTAGAAAAGGACACCGTGTGCTGGGACTATCCTCTGCCTTGATCGGTTCTGGTATGGCATTCGACTACCATTTTTTTAAAAGTACTATGGCAAATGTTAATGCAGTGGGCGGATTTGATAAAGAATTGGAATTAAAATTATTAAAGGGCGGAACAAAGATCGAGTATGTAGATGATGCATTGGTTCTTGATGAAAAAGTCCAAAAATCAGAAGTGTTTTCCAACCAGCGCAAGCGTTGGCTTTCAGCACAGTTCATTTATTTTAGAAATTATTTTGCATCAGGTTTAAAAGAATTGTTTGTTCGGGGCAATGTGGATTTCTTTGACAAAGTCTATCAAATGGTATCACCTCCAAGGGTATTATTGCTGGGATTGGTAGTGATTATCACCTTTTTGTACTTTATGACAACCTTGTTTTTCCCAATCAATTTCTTAACAATTCCCGCTGTCTTTTGGTATGCTGTTTTGGTATTGACAGTATTGGCTTTTTCCTTCGCGGTACCCACAAAGTTTTATAGCGTGCAAACGCTAAAAGCTTTGCTTACACTTCCAAAGGCATTTCTGCTCATGTTTTTGTCACTGTTTAAATTGAAAGGAGCCAACAAAAAGTTTATTCACACGGAACATGGTACGATTAATAGTTAA
- a CDS encoding UDP-glucuronic acid decarboxylase family protein, translating to MKRILVTGGAGFVGSHLCERLLNEGNEVVSMDNYFTGRKSKIVHLMDNPYFEVIRHDVTLPYFLEVDEIYNLACPASPVHYQHNPIKTIKTSVLGAINMLGLAKRIKAKILQASTSEVYGDPELHPQPEDYWGHVNPIGVRSCYDEGKRCAESLFVNYHNSNDVLVKIIRIFNTYGPRMEPDDGRVVSNFIIQALQGRDITIFGDGTQTRSFQYVSDLVDGMIKMMDTEDEFIGPINIGNPGEFTMLELAENIIDLTGSKSRIIHLPLPADDPMQRKPDISLAQEKLKDWRPEVDLRTGLEKTIAYFDNLLKEQSIKELIEG from the coding sequence ATGAAACGAATATTGGTAACAGGGGGTGCAGGTTTTGTGGGCTCCCATTTATGCGAAAGACTCCTAAACGAAGGCAATGAAGTCGTGAGTATGGATAACTACTTTACCGGAAGGAAAAGCAAAATAGTACATTTAATGGACAACCCTTATTTTGAGGTAATCAGACATGATGTAACCTTGCCTTATTTTCTTGAGGTAGATGAAATTTATAATTTGGCGTGTCCTGCCTCACCAGTACATTACCAACATAATCCGATTAAGACCATAAAAACATCGGTTTTGGGGGCAATCAATATGTTGGGATTGGCCAAACGGATTAAGGCGAAAATTCTTCAAGCTTCCACAAGTGAAGTCTATGGAGACCCAGAATTGCATCCCCAACCAGAGGACTATTGGGGTCATGTAAATCCAATAGGGGTTCGCTCCTGTTACGATGAAGGCAAACGTTGTGCTGAATCACTTTTTGTGAACTATCACAATTCCAATGATGTCTTGGTGAAGATTATAAGAATCTTCAATACCTACGGACCTCGTATGGAACCCGATGATGGCAGGGTAGTATCTAATTTTATCATACAGGCACTCCAAGGAAGGGACATTACCATTTTTGGGGACGGAACCCAAACGAGAAGTTTTCAATATGTAAGTGATTTGGTAGACGGCATGATAAAAATGATGGACACCGAGGATGAATTTATTGGTCCCATCAATATTGGAAATCCAGGCGAATTCACCATGTTGGAACTAGCCGAGAATATCATTGACCTAACAGGTTCAAAATCTAGGATAATCCATTTACCCTTACCTGCCGATGATCCTATGCAACGAAAACCGGATATCTCTTTAGCACAAGAAAAACTGAAGGATTGGAGGCCAGAGGTTGATTTACGAACTGGTCTTGAAAAAACCATTGCATACTTTGATAATCTGCTCAAAGAGCAATCCATTAAAGAATTAATAGAAGGGTAA
- a CDS encoding UDP-glucose/GDP-mannose dehydrogenase family protein, which yields MNITVIGTGYVGLVTGTCFAETGINVVCVDIDEKKIERLRKGEVPIYEPGLDTLLERNIDKGRISFTTSLEKGIKNSDAVFIAVGTPPDEDGSADLKYVLGVAREIGQHMEDYKVIITKSTVPVGTSYKVKAAVEEELNKRSADIPFDVASNPEFLKEGSAVDDFLKPDRIVVGIESKRAEKVMRRLYKPYLMNGHPLLFMDIFSSEMTKYAANSMLATKISFMNDIANLCELVGANVDLVRKGIGSDSRIGNKFIYPGTGYGGSCFPKDVQALVRTADEYGHSLEVLKAVESVNYRQKSVLVEKIKSHFGKNLKGKQFGLWGLAFKPKTDDMREAPSLVIIEQLKALGATVRAYDPVAMEETKRILGDSIEYAKDEYDAIIDADALILVTEWSEFKMPNFRILEKLMNSKTIFDGRNVYDPEELKEQEFTYYSIGREVVKSTEIETVNL from the coding sequence ATGAATATAACAGTAATAGGTACAGGCTACGTTGGCTTGGTAACCGGTACCTGCTTTGCAGAGACGGGAATCAACGTTGTCTGCGTGGACATTGATGAGAAAAAAATAGAAAGGCTTCGTAAAGGTGAAGTCCCAATTTATGAACCGGGTTTAGATACGCTTTTAGAACGTAATATAGATAAGGGGAGAATTTCCTTCACTACAAGCTTAGAGAAGGGTATCAAGAATAGTGATGCTGTTTTTATTGCCGTAGGAACCCCACCAGATGAGGATGGAAGTGCAGATTTAAAGTATGTACTCGGTGTGGCCAGGGAAATAGGGCAACATATGGAAGATTATAAGGTAATCATAACCAAGAGCACTGTACCCGTAGGAACATCTTATAAGGTAAAAGCTGCCGTTGAAGAAGAGTTGAACAAAAGGAGTGCGGACATTCCCTTTGATGTGGCGTCAAATCCCGAATTCTTAAAAGAAGGTAGCGCAGTAGATGACTTCTTAAAGCCAGACCGTATCGTGGTAGGTATAGAGAGCAAACGAGCTGAAAAAGTAATGCGTAGATTGTACAAGCCTTATTTAATGAACGGACACCCACTATTGTTCATGGATATTTTCTCTTCGGAAATGACCAAGTATGCAGCCAATTCCATGCTGGCGACAAAAATTAGTTTTATGAACGACATTGCCAATCTATGCGAACTTGTAGGAGCCAATGTGGATTTGGTAAGAAAAGGAATAGGTTCCGATTCTAGAATAGGAAATAAATTCATTTACCCTGGAACGGGTTATGGAGGCAGTTGTTTTCCAAAAGACGTACAGGCACTGGTACGGACAGCTGATGAATACGGGCATTCTTTGGAAGTATTAAAAGCTGTGGAAAGTGTCAACTACCGTCAAAAATCAGTCTTGGTGGAAAAAATAAAAAGTCATTTTGGAAAGAATCTTAAAGGCAAGCAATTTGGACTTTGGGGATTGGCATTTAAGCCAAAAACAGATGACATGAGAGAAGCTCCATCATTGGTGATTATAGAACAATTGAAAGCCCTTGGTGCTACGGTAAGAGCTTATGACCCGGTTGCGATGGAAGAGACCAAACGGATTTTAGGTGATAGTATCGAATATGCCAAAGATGAATACGACGCCATTATTGATGCCGATGCACTCATCTTGGTGACTGAGTGGTCTGAATTTAAAATGCCCAACTTCAGAATATTGGAAAAGCTCATGAACAGCAAAACCATATTCGATGGTCGAAATGTATACGATCCAGAAGAATTAAAAGAACAAGAGTTCACCTATTACAGCATTGGTAGGGAAGTTGTGAAAAGCACAGAAATAGAAACCGTAAACCTTTAA
- a CDS encoding glycosyltransferase family 2 protein, producing MKPLVSIITINYNESEVTLDLLQSIRELTYQNYEIIVVDNASPNDNPDSIKKKYPEIHLIKSKENLGFAGGNNLGVKQAKGEYLLFINNDTIVPKGFIEPLVQKLQDDETIGMVSPKIKFHWDPTLIQYAGYTPMSHWTIRNNSIGYHQKDNGDFDAEGETQSIHGAAMMVPKSVVEKVGMMTEIYFLYYEEHDWAEMIKRAGYKIYYQPKSYILHKESVSTGKFSPLKTYYISRNRILFARRNFKPFQLWISLLFQCFVSIPKNSFMFIVKRQNEHLKAFWKAIFWNLKNSSTIG from the coding sequence ATGAAACCACTTGTATCGATAATCACGATTAACTATAATGAATCTGAAGTCACTTTGGATTTATTGCAATCGATTAGGGAACTTACCTACCAAAATTATGAAATCATTGTGGTTGATAATGCTTCACCAAACGATAACCCAGATAGCATAAAGAAAAAGTATCCAGAGATACATCTTATCAAGAGCAAGGAAAATCTGGGTTTCGCAGGAGGCAACAATCTTGGGGTTAAACAAGCAAAAGGCGAATACTTGTTATTTATAAATAACGATACCATTGTCCCAAAAGGTTTTATTGAACCCTTGGTACAAAAACTTCAAGATGATGAAACTATTGGGATGGTAAGCCCAAAAATTAAGTTCCATTGGGATCCTACACTTATTCAGTATGCCGGTTATACGCCCATGAGTCATTGGACAATTAGGAATAACAGTATTGGATACCATCAAAAAGATAATGGAGATTTTGATGCTGAGGGAGAAACACAGTCCATACACGGAGCGGCAATGATGGTTCCAAAAAGTGTTGTGGAAAAAGTAGGTATGATGACCGAAATTTACTTTCTATATTACGAAGAACACGATTGGGCCGAAATGATAAAACGGGCAGGCTATAAAATTTACTACCAACCAAAATCATATATACTGCATAAAGAATCGGTTTCCACCGGAAAGTTCAGTCCATTGAAGACCTATTATATTTCTCGAAACAGGATTCTCTTCGCCAGAAGAAATTTTAAGCCGTTTCAATTATGGATAAGTTTACTATTTCAATGCTTTGTTTCCATTCCCAAAAACAGTTTCATGTTTATTGTAAAACGCCAAAATGAGCACTTAAAAGCGTTCTGGAAGGCAATTTTTTGGAATTTGAAAAACAGTTCTACAATTGGATAA
- a CDS encoding O-antigen ligase — protein sequence MNPFNKTYGSDYLKKPLPVLVLLSVVITTAHLTATKGLVAGIGVMVLPFAIVYLGALFVNPRIGVITVLIFNFFVLGIGRYIPMTWGLLMDGLMVLMYLALFFKAFRIKVPWNRASSQLTILASLWFGYAIFQIVNPEAVSVAAWFYAMRGLSLYMWLFIPLVFILFNKPKDLQLFFIIWGVLSLLATTKGMQQLIFGVDPFEQAWLDAGGNVTHILFGKLRIFSFYSDAGQFGAAQGHTGVVFGVLTLFAKNRRFQIFCAIVCLAGLLGMMISGTRGAIAVPAAGGVMFLIIRKHIPSIVLGALVGISVFVFFKYTTIGNDNDQIRRMRTAFDPNDASLQVRLENQAKLKGYLASRPFGGGIGSTGNWGKRFSPNTFLANTATDSWFVAVWADTGIVGLYLHLFILFFVLITGAYNVMYKIRDGWLKGQIAALVCGMFGIMAASYGNGIFGQFPTCILMYAGMVFMFIAPKLDKKIMEEKEVELELKATS from the coding sequence ATGAATCCGTTCAATAAAACATATGGATCGGACTACTTAAAAAAACCACTTCCTGTTTTGGTGCTCTTATCAGTAGTAATTACTACGGCTCATCTTACAGCGACAAAAGGACTGGTAGCAGGTATTGGGGTAATGGTTCTTCCATTTGCAATAGTGTATTTAGGGGCACTCTTTGTAAATCCAAGAATAGGAGTGATAACCGTACTCATTTTCAATTTTTTTGTATTGGGCATAGGCAGATATATACCAATGACATGGGGTTTGCTTATGGACGGTCTAATGGTGCTAATGTATCTGGCTCTTTTTTTTAAGGCTTTCAGAATAAAGGTTCCTTGGAACAGGGCCAGTTCTCAATTGACCATTTTGGCATCGCTTTGGTTTGGATATGCTATTTTTCAGATTGTTAATCCAGAGGCGGTTAGTGTGGCCGCTTGGTTTTATGCCATGCGTGGACTCTCCTTGTACATGTGGTTGTTTATACCGCTGGTTTTCATTCTTTTCAACAAACCGAAAGACCTCCAGTTGTTTTTTATTATTTGGGGCGTTTTGTCGCTTTTGGCAACGACCAAAGGTATGCAGCAGTTAATTTTTGGTGTTGACCCTTTTGAACAAGCATGGTTAGATGCAGGAGGTAATGTTACACATATACTCTTTGGAAAACTGAGGATATTTTCTTTCTACTCTGATGCAGGTCAGTTTGGTGCTGCACAGGGCCATACAGGGGTTGTTTTTGGTGTACTTACACTATTTGCAAAAAACAGAAGATTTCAGATTTTTTGCGCAATAGTTTGTTTGGCAGGTCTTTTAGGCATGATGATTTCTGGAACTCGTGGAGCAATTGCTGTTCCCGCTGCCGGTGGTGTGATGTTCCTCATTATTAGAAAACATATTCCAAGCATAGTCCTCGGAGCGCTCGTGGGAATAAGTGTTTTTGTTTTCTTTAAATATACTACCATAGGTAACGATAACGATCAGATAAGAAGAATGCGAACTGCGTTCGACCCTAACGATGCCTCGTTACAAGTACGGTTGGAGAACCAGGCCAAGTTAAAAGGATATCTGGCTTCTAGACCTTTTGGAGGTGGTATAGGTTCTACAGGGAACTGGGGGAAACGTTTTTCGCCAAATACTTTTCTGGCGAACACAGCAACAGATAGTTGGTTTGTGGCAGTATGGGCGGACACAGGTATCGTTGGTCTCTATTTACATTTGTTCATACTCTTTTTTGTACTGATTACAGGCGCATACAATGTAATGTACAAAATACGGGACGGCTGGCTAAAAGGACAGATTGCAGCGTTGGTATGCGGTATGTTCGGTATTATGGCCGCTTCCTACGGTAATGGAATTTTTGGACAGTTTCCAACTTGTATATTGATGTATGCAGGGATGGTATTCATGTTCATTGCCCCAAAACTGGACAAGAAGATCATGGAAGAAAAAGAAGTTGAATTAGAATTGAAAGCAACATCCTGA
- a CDS encoding oligosaccharide flippase family protein: MLGRLKHIGKEKNLSSLMANVSVAFLGLLSFMLLTRQLNKELFGEWVLFITLATFVDLLRFGLTRTSSVRLLSGADTNKCKTILGATFKINIVLLGILTFLCWSIFVFFELNTIEINNGYSLFLLYYPFLALSNLSWNNAMALFQSEQNFKRMMLVRLSNVGLFCLFLVLNQFWLNLGLLEIVWINILVNAISSIWCSVKYWDGLFYVGKTKKSIEKELVNFGKYSMGTLVSSSLLKSSDTFIIGMSPFLGSAGIAMYAIPLKLTDLLGIPLHSFAMTAYPRMSKKSIEGDLGGVKKIFYSYVGIITLLFFPVALVSFAFAEYMVLFLGGKEYMDSLPLLTLIFRVFTVYIMLLPIDRFTGVLLDSINQPKLNLYKVLVMTFANIVLNILAVFVFKSLVAVAIGTVLFTAVGIFLGFYYLKREIQIKSTQIVSESLSFLKNLKTHLS, from the coding sequence ATGTTGGGAAGATTGAAACATATTGGCAAAGAAAAGAATCTATCCTCCTTAATGGCCAACGTGAGCGTTGCGTTTTTAGGATTGTTGAGTTTTATGCTATTGACCCGGCAATTGAACAAAGAACTGTTTGGAGAGTGGGTATTATTTATAACCTTGGCCACCTTTGTAGATCTCTTGCGTTTTGGATTGACCCGAACATCTTCTGTGCGATTACTTTCCGGAGCCGACACTAATAAATGCAAAACAATACTCGGTGCTACATTCAAAATAAATATTGTCCTTTTAGGAATATTGACATTCTTGTGTTGGTCAATTTTTGTCTTTTTTGAATTAAATACTATCGAGATAAACAATGGCTACAGCTTGTTTCTTTTATACTATCCTTTTTTGGCGCTCTCCAATCTAAGTTGGAACAATGCAATGGCCCTCTTTCAATCAGAGCAAAATTTCAAGCGGATGATGTTGGTAAGGCTTTCCAATGTAGGACTGTTTTGCCTATTTCTTGTTTTAAATCAATTCTGGTTGAATCTTGGCCTTTTGGAAATTGTTTGGATAAATATTTTGGTCAACGCCATTTCGAGTATTTGGTGTTCCGTTAAATATTGGGATGGGTTATTTTATGTGGGAAAGACTAAAAAATCCATTGAAAAAGAATTGGTGAATTTTGGAAAGTACTCCATGGGAACTTTGGTGAGTTCTAGTCTTTTAAAAAGTTCGGATACGTTTATCATTGGAATGAGTCCATTTTTAGGTTCTGCCGGTATCGCCATGTATGCCATTCCGTTAAAGTTGACGGATCTTTTGGGAATACCTTTGCACAGCTTTGCCATGACCGCCTATCCCAGAATGTCCAAAAAGTCCATAGAAGGGGATTTAGGAGGAGTAAAGAAGATTTTCTACTCGTATGTAGGCATTATTACGCTATTGTTTTTCCCTGTGGCCTTAGTAAGTTTTGCATTTGCTGAATATATGGTTCTCTTCCTTGGAGGAAAGGAATATATGGATTCATTGCCTTTACTTACTTTGATCTTCAGGGTGTTTACGGTATATATTATGCTCTTGCCCATAGATCGTTTTACAGGGGTGTTATTGGATAGTATCAACCAACCCAAACTTAATTTGTACAAGGTATTGGTAATGACTTTTGCCAATATTGTTTTAAACATATTGGCCGTGTTCGTATTTAAAAGCTTGGTGGCCGTAGCAATAGGTACGGTACTTTTTACAGCAGTGGGAATATTTCTTGGGTTCTATTATTTAAAAAGAGAAATTCAAATTAAAAGCACACAAATAGTTTCTGAAAGTTTATCATTTCTCAAAAACCTAAAAACGCATTTGAGCTAA